The Bacillus sp. Marseille-Q1617 genome has a segment encoding these proteins:
- a CDS encoding TerC family protein: MDFLFPLGLAISSGAIIALLKIIAIDIILSGDNAIVIAMATRGLPKELQNKAIFWGTAGAVILRIFFAAIIVYLLKIPYVHLIGGVLLLWIAYKVLVEEEGEANIKSHTGIRQAITTIILADAVMSLDNVVAVAGAAHGHIGMIALGVFISIPIMIFGSKAIVKILEKYRWIAYLGAGILAFTAGEMIVRDHQFLELLDIHHGPVTYAITIGLTVAVLLIGYLVNRHSGAQDQTRLRQAN; this comes from the coding sequence ATGGATTTTCTATTTCCACTGGGACTGGCCATTTCTTCCGGGGCCATCATTGCCCTATTAAAAATTATTGCGATAGATATTATCCTGTCTGGTGATAATGCAATTGTCATTGCCATGGCCACAAGAGGGCTCCCAAAAGAGCTTCAAAACAAAGCCATCTTCTGGGGAACGGCAGGAGCTGTCATTTTACGTATATTTTTTGCTGCAATCATTGTTTATTTGTTAAAGATCCCTTATGTACATTTAATCGGAGGAGTTCTGCTTCTGTGGATTGCATATAAAGTGCTGGTAGAGGAAGAAGGTGAAGCGAATATTAAGTCTCACACCGGTATCAGACAAGCGATAACGACCATCATCCTTGCTGATGCTGTCATGAGTCTTGATAATGTGGTGGCCGTTGCCGGTGCTGCCCATGGACACATCGGGATGATCGCACTCGGTGTATTCATTTCCATCCCAATCATGATCTTCGGTTCAAAAGCGATCGTGAAAATTCTTGAGAAGTACCGCTGGATTGCGTACTTAGGTGCAGGTATCCTGGCATTTACAGCAGGTGAAATGATTGTAAGAGATCATCAATTCCTTGAACTCCTTGATATTCATCATGGTCCGGTGACGTATGCCATTACAATCGGTCTTACTGTGGCCGTGTTATTGATTGGATACCTCGTCAATCGTCATTCAGGAGCTCAAGACCAAACCAGGCTTCGCCAAGCAAATTAA
- a CDS encoding ion channel — protein sequence MGNLLVFGAILFILVNLIYFFKNKEFKYSYFSTKMFYKLFFVLMGVTVAFAVLYYGLGMNDTVLRYSVPGGKPVPHDFANYLYFSGVTILSVGYGDFLPVGNLRFFALIEAAIGLLLPSAYFMRMLHSKNEK from the coding sequence TTGGGTAATCTATTAGTATTTGGAGCCATCCTGTTTATTCTCGTTAACTTAATTTATTTCTTTAAAAATAAAGAATTCAAATACAGTTATTTCAGTACGAAAATGTTTTACAAACTATTCTTTGTGCTTATGGGGGTTACGGTAGCATTTGCCGTCCTTTATTATGGTTTGGGAATGAATGATACTGTTTTACGATACAGCGTACCGGGAGGCAAGCCAGTCCCGCACGATTTCGCGAACTATCTATACTTCAGCGGGGTAACCATTTTATCAGTCGGATATGGAGACTTTCTCCCCGTGGGCAATCTTCGTTTCTTTGCACTAATCGAAGCAGCCATCGGACTCCTTCTTCCATCCGCCTACTTCATGAGAATGCTTCATTCGAAGAACGAAAAATAA
- a CDS encoding DUF454 family protein, with translation MKSIQKGIFIALGFIFMGIGIIGIVLPLIPTTPLLLLASYFFVKGSKRFEVWFKGTGVYKKHLEGFVQNRSMTLRQKTILMVFSDVMILIPLFMTDKIIVKVILSLIIVYKYYYFIFKIKTVKVRSY, from the coding sequence ATGAAGAGTATTCAGAAAGGTATTTTCATTGCACTCGGATTTATCTTTATGGGAATTGGCATCATCGGTATCGTGCTGCCGCTCATCCCTACTACACCACTTTTATTATTGGCTTCCTATTTTTTTGTGAAAGGTTCTAAACGATTTGAAGTATGGTTTAAAGGAACAGGTGTATATAAAAAGCATTTAGAAGGCTTTGTGCAGAATCGTTCGATGACGCTTCGCCAAAAGACGATACTCATGGTTTTTTCTGACGTGATGATTCTGATTCCGTTATTCATGACTGATAAAATCATCGTTAAGGTGATACTGAGCCTGATCATTGTGTATAAGTATTATTATTTTATTTTTAAGATTAAGACGGTGAAGGTTCGGAGTTACTAG